From a region of the Verrucomicrobiia bacterium genome:
- a CDS encoding homoserine dehydrogenase: MSDAKQLNVGLVGAGVVGGGVVKHLTRNADLITERLGMRINLKWVCDKDESRLKDLPIAKEHLTGDVQKVLQDPDIHVVIELVGGTGFAKTLILDALNRGKVVVTANKALLAHDGEELFSAAAKNSTNIFYEASVCGGIPIIKALREGFVANQFPILYGIVNGTCNYILSRMTADDLHFEEALEEAQSRGYAEANPALDIDGVDSAHKATILASLAHGFWTGFENTYVEGIRQVSRLDIQIARELGYTIKLLAVVKSTGESHSPAVEVRVHPTLIPHSHVLSSVNGVFNGVVVHGDVVGDTMFYGRGAGADATASAVISDLADAALNLKFGSKQRVPAFVSHCLHARVRTIDDVESRYYLRLTVEDRSGVIAKVSHILGEADISIASVLQREAPEPKAGHAADSSGTVPLIMMLHTAKDRAVREAVARIDGLSVVKYKTVVIRVENFDATTK; this comes from the coding sequence ATGAGCGACGCGAAACAACTCAATGTCGGTCTGGTCGGCGCCGGTGTCGTTGGCGGCGGCGTGGTGAAGCATCTCACCCGCAACGCCGACCTCATCACCGAGCGGCTCGGCATGCGCATTAACCTCAAGTGGGTTTGCGACAAGGACGAGTCCCGCCTGAAAGACCTGCCTATCGCCAAGGAACATCTCACCGGCGATGTGCAAAAGGTGCTGCAGGATCCCGACATCCATGTCGTCATCGAGCTCGTTGGCGGTACCGGCTTCGCCAAGACCCTGATTCTCGACGCGCTCAATCGCGGCAAAGTGGTCGTCACCGCCAACAAGGCGCTACTCGCCCACGATGGTGAAGAGCTTTTCAGCGCCGCCGCAAAGAATTCGACCAACATTTTCTACGAAGCCAGCGTCTGCGGGGGCATCCCAATCATCAAGGCCCTCCGCGAAGGATTCGTCGCCAACCAATTCCCCATCCTCTACGGTATCGTCAACGGCACCTGCAATTACATCCTGTCGCGCATGACCGCGGACGATTTGCATTTTGAGGAGGCCCTCGAGGAGGCCCAGTCCCGCGGCTACGCCGAGGCGAATCCGGCGCTCGACATCGACGGTGTGGATTCGGCGCACAAGGCGACGATCCTCGCCTCCCTTGCGCACGGGTTTTGGACCGGCTTCGAGAACACCTACGTCGAAGGCATCCGCCAGGTTTCGCGCCTCGACATCCAGATTGCCCGCGAACTTGGTTACACCATCAAACTGCTGGCGGTCGTCAAGAGCACCGGGGAAAGCCACTCGCCTGCCGTGGAAGTCCGCGTGCATCCGACGCTCATCCCGCACAGCCATGTCCTCTCCAGCGTCAACGGAGTCTTCAACGGGGTCGTCGTCCACGGTGACGTGGTCGGCGACACGATGTTTTATGGTCGCGGCGCGGGCGCGGACGCGACGGCGAGCGCCGTCATCTCGGATTTGGCCGATGCCGCGTTGAATCTCAAGTTTGGCAGCAAACAACGGGTGCCCGCGTTTGTGTCGCATTGCCTCCATGCGCGCGTGCGCACCATCGATGATGTCGAGTCGCGCTACTACCTGCGGTTGACGGTCGAGGATCGGTCCGGCGTAATCGCCAAGGTTTCCCATATTCTCGGCGAAGCCGACATCAGCATCGCTTCCGTGCTCCAGCGCGAGGCTCCCGAGCCGAAAGCCGGGCACGCGGCAGACAGCAGCGGGACCGTTCCCTTGATCATGATGTTGCACACCGCGAAGGACCGGGCTGTTCGGGAAGCGGTGGCCAGAATTGACGGACTCAGCGTCGTCAAGTACAAGACCGTCGTCATTCGCGTCGAGAACTTCGACGCGACCACGAAGTGA
- a CDS encoding GNAT family N-acetyltransferase: protein MGVPVLEALLANDRITAARLLGCHIPSDLSFERIPAARRLLQLRADPNVQPWLLRAMVDRTSGTMVGNIGFHAPPPMEHLAEVAPDGVELGYGIHLPWRRQKYATEASIALMHWAYTQHNQRCFVLTISPENLPSTAMAGSLGFTRCGSQMDEEDGLEIIFVRRFDKWPADWRMDVAR, encoded by the coding sequence ATGGGTGTGCCGGTGTTGGAGGCATTGCTTGCGAATGACCGGATCACCGCCGCCCGCCTGCTCGGGTGCCATATTCCGTCGGACCTGTCGTTTGAGCGAATCCCAGCGGCGAGACGACTACTCCAGTTGCGCGCCGATCCCAACGTTCAGCCGTGGCTTCTTCGGGCCATGGTCGATCGAACGTCCGGAACTATGGTTGGGAACATCGGGTTCCACGCACCCCCACCCATGGAACACCTCGCCGAGGTCGCGCCCGATGGCGTCGAACTGGGCTACGGGATCCACCTACCCTGGCGGCGGCAGAAGTACGCCACGGAGGCAAGCATCGCGTTGATGCACTGGGCATACACGCAACACAATCAGCGTTGCTTCGTCCTTACCATCTCTCCAGAGAACTTGCCGTCAACGGCCATGGCCGGGTCTCTCGGCTTCACCCGATGCGGTTCGCAAATGGATGAAGAAGATGGCTTGGAAATAATTTTTGTACGGCGATTCGACAAATGGCCGGCGGATTGGCGTATGGATGTCGCCAGATAG
- a CDS encoding GNAT family N-acetyltransferase has product MATPSAKKRPTLETQRLVLRPFGLSDAPRVQLLAGDRDVAAMTKNIPHPYEDDLAEAWIGSHQERFDRSEETVFAIILEESGELIGAIGLVLKLNQEIGELGYWVGKPYWGRGYCTEAARAVLHFAFTELHLNRVHAHHFSHNPASGRVMQKVGMRHEGRLRQHVKKWGEFFDVEAYGILRSEFVDPTRG; this is encoded by the coding sequence TTGGCGACACCATCCGCAAAGAAGCGCCCCACGCTTGAGACCCAGCGGCTTGTCCTCCGCCCGTTTGGATTGAGCGACGCGCCGCGCGTGCAACTCCTGGCCGGTGACCGTGATGTTGCCGCGATGACAAAGAACATTCCTCATCCCTACGAAGACGACCTGGCCGAGGCGTGGATTGGTTCGCACCAGGAACGGTTCGATAGGAGCGAAGAAACTGTCTTTGCCATCATCCTCGAAGAAAGCGGCGAACTCATCGGCGCCATCGGACTGGTTCTCAAGCTCAACCAGGAGATTGGGGAGTTGGGTTACTGGGTGGGAAAGCCGTATTGGGGCCGCGGGTACTGCACTGAAGCCGCGCGCGCAGTTTTACACTTCGCGTTCACCGAACTCCACCTGAACCGGGTGCATGCCCACCACTTCAGCCATAACCCGGCCTCGGGGCGTGTCATGCAGAAAGTCGGCATGCGCCACGAAGGCCGTCTCCGCCAGCATGTGAAGAAATGGGGAGAGTTCTTCGATGTGGAAGCCTACGGGATTCTGCGTTCGGAGTTTGTGGACCCAACGCGAGGCTAA
- the thrC gene encoding threonine synthase: MSAWRGVIEQYRKYLPVTDKTPVVSLCEGNTPLIRAYNLEKIIGGGLEIWLKYEGLNPTASFKDRGMTMAVSLAVERGAKAVICASTGNTSASAAAYAARAGIKCVVLLPKGAIAMGKLTQAMMEGATVVALRGNFDDALRIVREIGERSKIQIVNSINPDRIEGQKTAAFEICDALGRAPDFHLLPVGNAGNITAYWKGYQEYRAHKIISSAPKMIGFQAEGAAPIVRGHAIENPETIATAIRIGNPASWKLAETARDESGGLIDMVSDAEIIEAYKLLAAKEGVFVEPASAAGVAGLRKHVAKGLFPRGSVLAITLTGHGLKDPDTAMANASSPITCDANADEVLKIISI, translated from the coding sequence ATGAGCGCGTGGCGCGGAGTCATCGAACAATATCGCAAGTATTTGCCCGTTACGGACAAGACGCCCGTCGTGTCGCTGTGCGAAGGCAATACCCCGCTCATTCGCGCATATAACCTCGAGAAGATCATCGGCGGTGGGCTGGAGATTTGGCTCAAGTATGAGGGCCTGAATCCGACCGCGTCGTTCAAAGACCGCGGCATGACCATGGCGGTTTCGCTTGCCGTGGAACGCGGCGCCAAGGCCGTGATTTGCGCGAGCACCGGCAACACCTCCGCCTCGGCTGCGGCCTACGCCGCGCGCGCGGGCATCAAATGCGTCGTGCTACTTCCCAAGGGCGCCATCGCCATGGGCAAGTTGACCCAGGCGATGATGGAAGGCGCGACCGTGGTTGCGTTGCGCGGAAATTTCGACGATGCCTTGCGCATCGTCCGCGAGATCGGGGAACGGTCCAAAATTCAAATCGTCAACTCGATCAATCCAGATCGCATTGAGGGACAGAAAACCGCTGCCTTCGAGATTTGCGATGCGCTCGGTCGCGCCCCGGATTTTCATCTGCTGCCCGTCGGCAACGCCGGCAATATTACGGCTTACTGGAAGGGTTATCAGGAATATCGGGCGCACAAGATCATCTCTTCTGCGCCGAAAATGATCGGCTTTCAAGCCGAAGGCGCCGCGCCCATAGTTCGCGGGCATGCGATTGAGAACCCCGAGACCATTGCCACGGCGATCCGCATCGGTAATCCGGCAAGTTGGAAGCTCGCCGAAACCGCCCGCGACGAATCCGGCGGCTTGATTGACATGGTGAGCGATGCCGAGATCATCGAAGCCTACAAACTTCTCGCCGCGAAAGAAGGCGTGTTCGTCGAACCCGCCTCCGCCGCCGGCGTCGCTGGCTTGCGCAAACACGTGGCGAAAGGACTCTTCCCGCGCGGCTCGGTATTAGCGATCACCCTGACCGGTCACGGCCTGAAAGATCCCGATACCGCCATGGCGAATGCTTCCTCGCCTATCACCTGTGATGCGAACGCGGACGAAGTTTTGAAAATAATCAGTATTTAA
- a CDS encoding aminotransferase class I/II-fold pyridoxal phosphate-dependent enzyme has product MPLERQTKRDFVAEHVRSIPRSGIRDFFDIVQSMDNVVSLGIGEPGFVTPWHIREAAIFALERGRTSYTSNFGLIKLRKAISTYLKDVFHIEYDPNSEILVTVGVSEGLDIALRAIINPGDEVLYHEPCYVSYHPSVQLVHGVGKAIRTRAENKFSLTAEDVAASITPRTKAIMLNFPTNPTGATLSAEEVEKIARVCIDNDLLVLTDEIYSELTYSGKHSTVAALPGMKERTIFLHGFSKAFAMTGFRIGYVCAPVALTEAMLRVHQYSMLCAPILSQEAAIEALEHGLDDIAVMREQYRLRRNFIVKSFNEIGLPCHMPNGAFYSFPSIRETGLTSREFAVQLLEQQRVAVVPGDAFGPSGEGHVRASYCGAMTELEKAIDGIGKFVRSLKK; this is encoded by the coding sequence ATGCCCCTCGAACGTCAAACGAAGCGCGATTTTGTTGCCGAGCATGTGCGGAGTATCCCGCGCTCGGGGATTCGCGATTTCTTCGACATCGTCCAGTCGATGGACAATGTCGTGTCGCTCGGCATTGGCGAGCCGGGGTTCGTCACGCCGTGGCACATTCGCGAAGCGGCCATCTTCGCGCTCGAACGCGGGCGCACCAGTTACACTTCCAATTTCGGCTTGATCAAACTTCGCAAGGCGATCAGCACGTATTTGAAGGACGTCTTCCACATCGAGTACGACCCGAATTCGGAAATCCTCGTCACGGTCGGCGTCAGCGAGGGTCTGGACATTGCGTTGCGGGCCATTATCAATCCCGGCGACGAAGTTCTCTATCACGAACCCTGCTACGTCTCGTATCACCCGAGCGTGCAGTTGGTGCACGGCGTCGGCAAGGCAATCCGCACCCGCGCCGAAAATAAATTTTCACTGACTGCTGAAGACGTTGCGGCCTCCATCACACCGCGAACCAAAGCGATCATGCTGAATTTCCCGACCAACCCGACGGGTGCTACACTGTCCGCTGAAGAGGTCGAGAAAATCGCGCGGGTGTGCATCGATAACGATCTATTGGTATTGACCGACGAGATCTACAGCGAACTCACCTACTCCGGCAAGCACAGCACCGTTGCCGCGCTGCCGGGCATGAAGGAGCGTACGATTTTCCTCCACGGATTCTCGAAGGCGTTCGCGATGACCGGGTTCCGCATCGGCTACGTCTGCGCTCCCGTCGCGCTCACCGAAGCCATGTTGCGGGTCCACCAATACTCGATGCTCTGCGCCCCGATCCTCAGCCAGGAAGCCGCCATCGAGGCGCTGGAACATGGGCTGGACGACATCGCTGTCATGCGCGAGCAGTACCGGCTCCGCCGCAATTTCATCGTAAAGTCTTTCAACGAGATCGGCCTGCCCTGCCACATGCCGAACGGGGCCTTCTACTCGTTCCCGTCGATTCGTGAAACCGGGCTGACCTCGCGCGAGTTCGCCGTGCAGTTGCTCGAGCAGCAACGCGTCGCGGTCGTCCCCGGCGACGCCTTCGGTCCCAGCGGCGAAGGCCACGTGCGCGCCAGTTATTGCGGCGCCATGACCGAACTCGAAAAAGCCATCGACGGCATCGGCAAGTTCGTCCGCAGCCTTAAAAAATAG
- a CDS encoding MOSC domain-containing protein → MDSQALLDLVRASPKDAGTLKLIVLRLPHDQRQTPPQATLSIEHGVAGDRWSLKANADPLVQISVMNSRFLEAIAGESERMNLAGDNLIVDLDLHEDNVPPGTRLRIGEVVLEVTDVPHTGCSKFERRYGKAVLDLTNTPEGSALHLRGVLARVIHGGEVRLGDTIRKEAPHA, encoded by the coding sequence ATGGATTCCCAGGCTCTACTTGATTTGGTTCGCGCCAGCCCAAAAGACGCTGGCACGCTGAAGCTGATTGTGTTGCGGTTACCGCACGATCAACGTCAGACGCCACCGCAAGCGACTCTCAGTATAGAGCACGGCGTTGCTGGTGATCGTTGGAGCCTAAAGGCCAACGCTGATCCGCTCGTGCAGATTTCGGTGATGAATTCCCGGTTTCTCGAAGCCATTGCCGGTGAATCCGAACGTATGAACCTCGCCGGCGACAATTTGATCGTGGATCTCGACCTGCATGAGGACAACGTCCCCCCCGGCACGCGTTTGCGCATTGGCGAGGTCGTATTGGAAGTCACGGATGTTCCACACACGGGTTGCAGCAAGTTTGAACGCCGCTACGGAAAGGCCGTGCTGGATCTCACCAATACGCCAGAAGGTTCGGCGTTGCATCTGCGGGGCGTTCTCGCACGGGTGATTCACGGAGGGGAGGTCCGGCTTGGCGACACCATCCGCAAAGAAGCGCCCCACGCTTGA
- a CDS encoding type II toxin-antitoxin system HicB family antitoxin, with amino-acid sequence MRFRVIIEPDEDGVFVAECPALPGCVSEGKTREEAMANIRDAIQGYLQSLEKHGEPIPGGITEEIVEVSV; translated from the coding sequence ATGAGATTCCGAGTTATCATCGAGCCAGACGAGGATGGGGTATTTGTGGCGGAATGCCCGGCGCTGCCGGGTTGCGTTTCCGAAGGCAAAACCCGTGAAGAAGCCATGGCCAATATTCGGGACGCCATCCAAGGCTATCTCCAGAGTCTGGAGAAGCATGGCGAGCCGATCCCCGGTGGAATCACAGAAGAGATTGTCGAAGTCTCAGTATGA
- a CDS encoding type II toxin-antitoxin system HicA family toxin, giving the protein MSRLPVCSGADAVRAFRKIGYEVDHQTGSHIILRHASGRRLTVPNHRELAKGTLRALIRDAGLTKEQFMALL; this is encoded by the coding sequence ATGAGCCGCCTGCCAGTCTGTTCGGGCGCGGACGCCGTGCGCGCCTTTCGCAAGATCGGCTACGAGGTGGATCATCAAACCGGCAGTCACATCATCCTTCGCCATGCGTCCGGTCGTCGGTTGACAGTCCCCAACCATCGTGAACTCGCCAAAGGCACGCTCCGCGCTTTGATCCGCGATGCCGGCCTGACCAAGGAACAGTTCATGGCGCTTCTCTAA
- the cimA gene encoding citramalate synthase, with protein sequence MSRKIYIYDTTLRDGAQGEGINFSSADKIRIAERLDTFGINYIEGGWPGSNPKDMDFFAEAAKRKFKQAKVAAFGSTRRANTKCKDDPQIDMLVKANTPVVTLVGKTWSLHVREVIRTTPEENVAMIGDSVRFFKEHGKEVVYDAEHFFDGYKDDPRYALATLQAAQDSGVDIVVLCDTNGGTMPSEVGRITAEVIGQMKCAVGIHTHNDSGVGVANALAAIEAGAVQVQGTINGYGERTGNCNMTTVIPCLVLKMGYDCISKENVGRLRDLSMFVDDLANVRHDIRQPFVGATAFAHKGGIHVNAIEKVARSYEHIEPETVGNHRRVLVSELSGRSNILMKAHELGMDLSKDTPEVRDILQQLKQLEHAGYEYEAADASFHILVQKLLKKHKPFFKPITYYVTAAGLWHGTPLGLGSSSSSSSSSDENRIEATVDIEVGGQNVHTKEAGDGPVNALDKALRAALLNFYPAIANVRLIDYKVRILDGASGTAAKTRVIIESTDGTDTWGTVGVDANIIEASWEALVDSVEYKLFQDEKRK encoded by the coding sequence ATGAGCAGGAAAATCTACATCTACGATACGACGCTCCGTGACGGGGCGCAGGGCGAAGGAATCAATTTTTCCAGCGCTGACAAGATTCGTATTGCCGAGCGCCTCGACACCTTTGGCATCAACTATATTGAAGGCGGCTGGCCGGGCTCCAACCCAAAGGACATGGATTTCTTCGCCGAGGCGGCCAAACGGAAATTCAAGCAGGCGAAAGTCGCGGCTTTCGGCAGCACCCGCCGCGCAAACACCAAGTGCAAGGACGATCCGCAGATCGACATGCTGGTCAAAGCCAATACGCCCGTCGTCACGCTTGTGGGCAAGACGTGGTCGTTGCATGTGCGCGAGGTGATCCGCACCACGCCCGAGGAAAACGTGGCGATGATCGGCGATTCCGTGCGCTTCTTCAAGGAGCACGGCAAGGAAGTCGTCTATGACGCCGAGCATTTTTTTGATGGTTACAAGGACGACCCGCGGTATGCGCTGGCCACGCTGCAGGCCGCCCAGGACTCGGGTGTCGATATCGTCGTACTCTGCGACACCAACGGCGGCACGATGCCGAGTGAAGTTGGTCGCATCACGGCCGAAGTCATCGGACAAATGAAGTGCGCGGTCGGCATCCATACGCACAACGATTCCGGCGTCGGCGTCGCCAACGCCTTGGCCGCCATCGAAGCCGGCGCCGTGCAGGTCCAAGGCACCATCAATGGTTACGGCGAACGCACGGGCAACTGCAACATGACCACGGTCATCCCCTGTCTCGTTTTGAAAATGGGTTACGACTGCATCTCGAAGGAGAATGTTGGCCGCCTGCGCGATCTGTCGATGTTCGTCGATGACCTCGCGAACGTCCGCCACGACATCCGCCAGCCGTTCGTCGGCGCGACGGCGTTCGCGCACAAGGGCGGCATCCACGTCAACGCCATTGAAAAAGTCGCGCGCAGCTACGAACATATCGAGCCGGAGACGGTCGGCAATCACCGCCGCGTGCTGGTAAGCGAGTTGAGCGGCCGCAGCAATATCTTGATGAAGGCGCACGAGCTGGGCATGGACCTGAGCAAGGATACGCCAGAAGTGCGCGACATTCTCCAGCAGCTCAAGCAACTGGAGCACGCGGGGTACGAGTACGAAGCGGCCGATGCCAGCTTTCATATCCTTGTGCAAAAGCTGTTGAAGAAGCACAAGCCGTTCTTCAAACCGATTACCTATTATGTCACAGCGGCTGGCCTCTGGCATGGGACGCCTCTGGGCCTCGGGTCTTCATCAAGTTCGTCGTCGAGCAGCGATGAGAACCGCATCGAAGCAACGGTGGATATCGAGGTCGGCGGCCAGAATGTGCATACCAAGGAAGCCGGCGACGGTCCCGTCAACGCGCTGGACAAGGCCCTGCGCGCGGCGCTCCTGAATTTCTATCCTGCGATCGCCAATGTGCGGCTCATCGACTACAAAGTGCGCATTCTCGACGGAGCGAGCGGCACCGCCGCCAAGACGCGTGTCATCATCGAGAGTACCGATGGCACCGACACCTGGGGCACGGTCGGTGTCGACGCCAACATCATTGAGGCCAGCTGGGAGGCCCTCGTGGATTCTGTCGAGTACAAACTCTTTCAGGACGAGAAGCGGAAGTGA
- a CDS encoding phosphate/phosphite/phosphonate ABC transporter substrate-binding protein, with the protein MRRCSRILLVLTFLSVGLAACPAIARDLKFGFTPVLGEAEMRAEFDPLAAYLSDAIGQKVVLYVAKDYGDLRTQMEAGAVDIGSFSPFAYVDATRGGKIRIIAQSIIDGTATYRGIIVARKDSGPKTVDDLKGKRFAFVDPKSASGYVYPRAMLIEKGLDPKSYFGETTFAGDHNKVIAAVLEGRVDAGAIYEGALAVAKANGVPTENLMTLASTDPIPHDAIAVRTGLDEALAKKIQTALVDMDKTEAGRRVIANSKKKLTGHVIAEDSLFDVVRRTAKTAGM; encoded by the coding sequence ATGCGCCGCTGCTCTCGTATTTTGCTCGTTCTAACCTTCCTCAGCGTTGGACTCGCGGCTTGTCCCGCCATTGCACGCGATCTGAAGTTCGGGTTCACGCCCGTCTTGGGCGAGGCGGAAATGAGAGCCGAGTTCGATCCCCTCGCGGCCTACCTTTCCGATGCCATCGGTCAGAAGGTCGTCCTCTATGTCGCCAAAGACTATGGCGATCTTCGCACGCAAATGGAAGCTGGGGCGGTGGACATCGGAAGCTTCTCCCCCTTCGCCTACGTAGATGCGACCCGGGGCGGAAAGATCCGGATTATCGCGCAGTCGATCATCGATGGCACCGCTACTTATCGCGGCATCATTGTCGCCCGCAAAGATAGCGGGCCAAAGACAGTGGACGACCTGAAGGGAAAACGGTTTGCGTTTGTGGATCCCAAATCGGCGTCGGGATATGTTTACCCGCGCGCCATGCTGATTGAAAAGGGGCTCGACCCGAAAAGTTACTTCGGCGAAACCACTTTCGCGGGCGATCACAACAAAGTGATCGCTGCCGTTCTGGAAGGACGGGTGGATGCAGGAGCCATTTACGAAGGCGCCCTTGCCGTCGCCAAGGCCAACGGTGTGCCGACGGAAAACCTGATGACCCTGGCCAGCACCGACCCCATCCCGCACGACGCTATCGCGGTCCGGACTGGACTGGATGAGGCCCTCGCGAAGAAGATCCAAACGGCGTTGGTGGACATGGACAAGACCGAAGCCGGCCGTCGGGTTATCGCCAACAGCAAGAAGAAGTTGACTGGCCATGTGATTGCCGAAGACAGCCTATTCGACGTGGTGCGGCGGACGGCGAAGACGGCGGGGATGTAG
- a CDS encoding aspartate kinase produces the protein MALIVQKYGGTSVGNPERIKNVARRVLATQQAGNKVVAVVSAMSGVTDNLIKLAKEVHPEPNEREMDMLLSTGEQTTIALLAMALHSLGAKAVSLTGAQAGIVTDGLHTKAKIANITPKRVHEFLDNGNIVTIAGFQGETADGQITTLGRGGSDLTAIAIAAAVKADLCQIYTDVDGVYTSDPRIVPNAHKLAEISYDEMLELAALGSKVMQARSVEFAKKFGVIFEVRSSFNDNPGTIVKEETAKMEDVVIRGVAVDKNQAKVTIAGVPDKPGIAAKVFKTIADAHINIDVIVQNVSEKGFTDISFTVASNEAAKATKALQPIVKEIGAREVTSTTEIAKLSVVGIGMRSHPGVAAKMFETLASTGVNIDMISTSEIKISVIIGLKDADKAARAVHDAFELGK, from the coding sequence ATGGCTCTCATTGTACAAAAATACGGCGGGACATCGGTCGGCAATCCCGAGCGAATCAAGAATGTCGCACGCCGCGTGTTGGCGACGCAACAAGCCGGCAACAAGGTCGTCGCCGTCGTCTCGGCAATGAGCGGCGTGACCGACAACCTCATCAAACTCGCCAAGGAAGTCCATCCCGAGCCGAACGAGCGCGAGATGGACATGTTGCTGTCGACGGGAGAACAGACAACGATAGCACTGCTCGCCATGGCGCTACATTCGCTTGGCGCAAAAGCCGTGTCCTTAACCGGCGCGCAGGCTGGCATCGTCACCGACGGCCTCCATACCAAGGCCAAGATCGCCAACATCACGCCGAAACGCGTCCACGAATTTCTCGATAACGGCAACATCGTGACCATCGCCGGCTTTCAAGGCGAAACGGCTGACGGCCAGATCACCACGCTCGGACGCGGTGGCAGCGACCTGACCGCCATCGCCATTGCCGCCGCCGTGAAGGCCGATCTCTGCCAGATTTACACCGATGTGGACGGCGTCTATACTTCCGATCCGCGCATCGTGCCCAACGCGCATAAGCTCGCGGAAATCAGCTACGACGAGATGCTGGAACTGGCCGCGCTCGGTTCAAAAGTCATGCAGGCCCGTTCCGTGGAATTCGCCAAAAAGTTTGGCGTGATATTTGAAGTGCGCAGCAGTTTCAACGACAACCCGGGGACTATTGTGAAAGAAGAAACCGCAAAAATGGAAGATGTGGTCATCCGCGGCGTCGCGGTTGACAAAAACCAGGCCAAAGTCACCATCGCCGGCGTGCCAGACAAACCCGGCATCGCCGCGAAAGTCTTCAAGACCATCGCCGACGCCCACATCAACATCGACGTCATCGTCCAAAACGTGAGCGAGAAGGGTTTCACCGACATCTCCTTCACCGTCGCCTCCAACGAAGCGGCCAAGGCCACGAAAGCCCTACAGCCCATCGTCAAGGAAATTGGCGCGCGCGAAGTCACATCCACAACGGAAATCGCCAAGCTCTCCGTTGTCGGCATCGGCATGCGTTCGCACCCGGGCGTGGCTGCCAAGATGTTCGAGACCCTCGCGTCCACCGGCGTCAACATCGACATGATCTCCACCAGCGAGATCAAGATCTCCGTCATCATCGGCCTCAAGGACGCCGACAAAGCCGCTCGCGCCGTTCACGACGCGTTCGAGTTGGGCAAGTAG